A window from Primulina huaijiensis isolate GDHJ02 chromosome 11, ASM1229523v2, whole genome shotgun sequence encodes these proteins:
- the LOC140988686 gene encoding cyclin-U4-1-like, whose protein sequence is MAELDSPNMTPKLITFLSSLLQRIAESNDLNPEFQPQKTSAFHGLVRSNISIHSYLQRIFKYANCSPSCYVVAYVYLDRFTKRQPELQINSYNIHRLLITSVMVSAKFMDDRYYNNAYYAKIGGISTTEINFLEVDLLFGLGFHLNVSPSTFHAYCSHLHRQITILHYIPKLSFTEDQPSFCTGKSVNIQDESAHQKQHQLTV, encoded by the exons ATGGCAGAATTAGATAGCCCGAACATGACTCCCAAGCTCATCACCTTCCTCTCTTCTCTTCTCCAACGAATTGCGGAATCGAACGACCTCAACCCTGAATTCCAACCCCAGAAAACCTCCGCCTTCCATGGCCTCGTAAGGTCAAATATCTCAATTCACAGTTATCTGCAAAGAATTTTTAAGTACGCAAATTGCAGCCCTTCTTGCTACGTCGTTGCGTACGTTTATCTTGATCGGTTCACGAAGCGCCAGCCGGAGTTGCAGATCAATTCTTACAATATACACAGGCTGCTCATCACTAGCGTCATGGTTTCTGCAAAGTTCATGGATGATAG GTACTACAACAATGCTTACTACGCAAAGATTGGTGGAATCAGCACAACTGAAATAAACTTTCTTGAagtggatctcttatttggtttAGGGTTTCATTTGAATGTCAGCCCCTCCACTTTCCACGCCTACTGTTCTCACCTGCACAGACAAATTACAATTCTTCATTATATTCCTAAGCTTAGTTTTACAGAAGACCAACCCTCTTTCTGTACTGGAAAATCGGTAAACATTCAAGATGAATCGGCCCATCAAAAACAACACCAACTTACTGTATAA
- the LOC140988397 gene encoding probable WRKY transcription factor 12, protein MEGERGLSPIYDQLQVPFSAPHQEMGFVQFEDHNQVVSFLTPPSSSLQSPLNGGRGGKIAAETDNGSLRFNHTDQLANRPSWNNDQVGALDPKTFNYQNCSANNNEGGNSWWRNCSSDKNKVKVRRKLREPRFCFQTRSDIDVLDDGYKWRKYGQKVVKNSLHPRSYYRCTHSNCRVKKRVERLSEDCRMVITTYEGRHNHSPCDDSNSPELECFTSF, encoded by the exons ATGGAAGGAGAAAGAGGGCTGTCTCCCATTTATGATCAGCTACAAGTTCCCTTTTCTGCGCCTCATCAAGAAATGGGGTTTGTACAGTTCGAAGATCATAATCAGGTCGTGAGCTTTTTAACGCCTCCGTCGTCGTCGCTGCAGTCTCCCTTAAACGGCGGCAGAGGCGGCAAAATTGCCGCTGAAACCGATAATGGTTCCTTAAGGTTCAATCATACTGACCAACTTGCCAACAGACCCTCATGGAATAACGATCAG GTAGGAGCTCTGGATCCCAAAACCTTTAACTATCAAAATTGCAGTGCAAACAACAATGAAGGTGGCAATTCATG GTGGAGGAATTGTTCATCGGATAAAAACAAAGTCAAGGTGAGGAGAAAACTAAGGGAACCAAGATTTTGTTTTCAGACAAGGAGTGACATAGATGTTCTCGATGATGGTTACAAATGGAGGAAATATGGACAGAAAGTTGTTAAGAACAGCCTTCATCCGAG AAGTTATTACCGATGTACTCACAGCAACTGCCGAGTCAAGAAGAGGGTCGAGCGGCTATCGGAAGACTGCCGGATGGTAATAACAACCTACGAAGGCCGGCACAACCACTCGCCTTGTGACGATTCAAATTCCCCGGAACTAGAGTGTTTCACTTCATTTTAA
- the LOC140987693 gene encoding F-box/FBD/LRR-repeat protein At3g26920-like, which yields MEDAYYNRSCTKRAQIIELVREDRLSNLPIDLLYHILSFLDANDVVRTSALGNNWRNIWSSVPSLKFDFNVFLLQDPYLQMSYYECLSKFWVFFSWTFFMRQAPQVTKLRVLCHYFDVKQFNLLLGLFTAQNVKELEFEARFTVDDFPFSVGFSESLSAVRRYYDTAFGNLKSLRLVTVYFNDAKITEKLFTNCGVLENLSLEYCRMQTLEVFNISAPNLKKFTFLNRRRNIFSPHLFHGRLIMHTPNLVNFCYNGPVICWEFSNRSSVNHAVIEVSYETFIVLYQPKLAAMISALNCAKALSLPSMVPLYLSRAWSGWVRHLPNTRSLRLGMVYTARYIEGLINLLKLTPNLEILSMNFTWGCVYDWKSRYVDLACVSHHLKEVRITGSRYSVFSLEFVKFFLQNAKVLEKIHISQEQQELDPKEFYALRTVNLASKTVALSVTSTSASGQRKCFSLNLGNF from the exons ATGGAGGATGCATATTACAACAGGTCATGTACTAAGCGTGCACAAATTATCGAGCTGGTCCGTGAAGATAGGCTAAGCAATCTGCCTATAGATCTTCTCTATCACATTCTCTCGTTTCTAGATGCCAATGATGTTGTCCGGACCAGTGCGTTAGGAAATAATTGGAGGAACATATGGAGTTCGGTTCCTAGCTTGAAATTTGATTTCAATGTGTTTTTACTCCAGGATCCATATCTGCAGATGAGTTATTATGAGTgtttatcaaagttttgggTATTCTTTTCCTGGACCTTCTTTATGAGACAGGCACCTCAAGTCACTAAGCTTCGTGTTTTGTGTCATTATTTTGACGTCAAACAATTTAATCTGTTGCTTGGTCTTTTTACTGCACAAAATGTCAAAGAACTTGAGTTTGAGGCTAGATTTACTGTAGATGATTTTCCGTTCAGCGTTGGATTTTCTGAATCTTTGTCAGCAGTGAGGCGATATTATGACACAGCGTTTGGAAATTTGAAAAGTCTGCGATTGGTTACAGTTTATTTTAATGATGCTAAGATCACTGAGAAACTGTTTACCAATTGTGGTGTTCTGGAGAACTTATCTCTGGAATATTGTCGCATGCAGACTCTCGAAGTTTTCAATATCTCAGCTCCAAACCTTAAGAAGTTCACGTTTTTGAATAGGCGCCGTAATATATTCAGCCCACATTTATTTCACGGCAGGCTAATTATGCACACTCCAAACCTTGTGAACTTCTGTTATAATGGGCCAGTAATATGTTGGGAGTTCTCTAATAGGTCATCTGTGAACCATGCGGTGATTGAGGTGTCCTATGAGACGTTTATTGTACTGTATCAACCTAAATTGGCTGCAATGATCTCTGCTCTTAATTGTGCAAAAGCTTTATCATTACCATCAATGGTTCCCCTG TATCTCTCTAGGGCTTGGAGTGGATGGGTGCGCCACTTACCAAATACAAGGTCCTTGAGGCTAGGTATGGTATATACTGCACGCTATATAGAGGGATTAATCAACTTACTCAAGCTGACACCCAATCTTGAAATACTTTCCATGAATTTCACTTGG GGGTGTGTGTATGACTGGAAGTCCAGATATGTGGACTTGGCTTGTGTCTCGCATCATCTCAAAGAGGTTCGGATTACAGGATCCCGCTATTCTGTATTCTCGCTGGAGTTCGTGAAGTTTTTTCTCCAAAATGCAAAAGTGTTGGAGAAAATTCATATCAGCCAGGAGCAACAAGAATTGGATCcaaaagaattttatgcattgcGAACGGTTAATTTAGCCTCTAAAACAGTTGCCTTATCCGTCACCTCTACTTCTGCTTCTGGACAAAGAAAGTGCTTCAGTTTGAATTTAGGAAATTTCTGA
- the LOC140987388 gene encoding uncharacterized protein: MAAPTQSGIHFLRLVLSCRKITAQVISPSTDSIIAMASSAEQEFIADYKAKLDRFPRYQFLWSSKVAARIGEKMAIRLKEVGVLSVQIDAQEELSRPIHYRKMVLPFFESVKSGGITVAGAEDLVFLG, encoded by the coding sequence ATGGCGGCTCCGACCCAGAGCGGTATTCATTTCCTGCGCTTGGTCCTCTCCTGCAGAAAAATCACGGCCCAAGTCATATCTCCTAGCACCGACTCCATTATAGCCATGGCTTCATCCGCGGAACAAGAATTCATTGCTGACTACAAAGCGAAGCTCGACCGATTCCCGCGCTACCAGTTCCTCTGGAGCTCCAAAGTTGCTGCCAGAATCGGGGAAAAGATGGCCATCCGCCTCAAAGAAGTTGGGGTCTTGAGCGTCCAAATTGATGCGCAAGAAGAGTTGTCGAGGCCGATTCATTATCGAAAAATGGTACTGCCATTTTTTGAAAGCGTAAAGTCTGGTGGGATAACCGTAGCCGGTGCCGAGGATTTAGTATTTCTGGGTTGA
- the LOC140988621 gene encoding uncharacterized protein, whose product MATNISPSSSSPHDDDNIPTATLALPSIAIAAPTTRRLPPPCWSPEETLVLIDAYKEKWYSLNRGNLRANHWQEVADHVASRFHASPSKTAVQCRHKMEKLRKRYRAEIQRAAAHGGVRRFSSSWAHFQSMHAMEKGHCNPTPPSSDDEEDDFGHRNSVKRINDLYRKNQKGVDIFDNQGPAGNESSSGFRIKIPGMVSAGSAISKSYSGFNDIDGQYHNNPNPNPRFTNSVATGYGTTSKFLKDGFLRNSDSGKRAAQISIEKIDDAAGIGEIVEAIQALGEGIMRTEKVKMDMARQMEKLRMQMELKRTEMILESQQRIVEAFAKTISERRAKKARKLSSPEHES is encoded by the coding sequence ATGGCTACCAATATATCCCCTTCCTCTTCCTCCCCCCATGATGATGACAATATCCCCACCGCCACTCTTGCCCTCCCCTCCATCGCTATAGCCGCCCCTACGACTCGCCGCCTCCCGCCGCCGTGCTGGTCACCGGAGGAAACTCTTGTCCTCATCGACGCCTACAAAGAAAAGTGGTACTCTCTGAACCGCGGAAACCTCCGGGCCAACCACTGGCAGGAGGTGGCCGATCATGTCGCGTCACGTTTCCACGCCAGCCCCTCCAAGACCGCCGTGCAGTGTCGGCACAAGATGGAGAAGCTTCGAAAGCGATACCGCGCCGAGATCCAGCGAGCCGCCGCACACGGAGGCGTCCGCCGCTTCTCCTCGTCGTGGGCTCACTTCCAGAGTATGCACGCCATGGAAAAGGGTCATTGTAACCCCACTCCACCTTCCTCGGACGATGAAGAAGATGATTTTGGCCATAGAAACAGCGTCAAGCGCATTAACGATCTGTATCGTAAGAATCAGAAGGGTGTCGATATTTTCGATAATCAAGGCCCTGCAGGTAATGAGTCTTCATCTGGGTTTCGGATCAAGATCCCCGGTATGGTATCAGCCGGGTCCGCCATATCCAAATCGTACAGTGGATTCAACGACATCGATGGTCAATATCATAATAACCCTAACCCTAACCCTAGATTTACTAATTCTGTTGCTACTGGCTACGGGACTACTAGTAAGTTTCTGAAGGATGGGTTTCTTAGGAATAGTGATTCTGGGAAGCGTGCTGCTCAGATTTCAATCGAAAAAATAGATGATGCTGCTGGTATTGGTGAGATTGTGGAGGCTATACAAGCCCTAGGAGAGGGGATTATGAGAACGGAGAAGGTAAAAATGGATATGGCCCGGCAGATGGAGAAATTAAGAATGCAGATGGAGTTGAAGAGGACGGAAATGATACTTGAATCGCAACAGAGGATCGTGGAGGCATTTGCTAAAACAATATCTGAGAGACGCGCAAAAAAGGCGAGGAAATTGTCATCTCCTGAGCACGAAAGTTGA